In Brassica napus cultivar Da-Ae chromosome A3, Da-Ae, whole genome shotgun sequence, the sequence GAAAGGAAGAAAAtactataataaattttattgttgGGGATGCTAATCTATTAAATAAAGGAAAAGcaattctcaaataatataggTAGAAAAAGGACATTACCAATTAATATCCCCACGAGCATAAAGAAAGTTGCGTCGGTGCCTCTATGCCTTAATCATGACGTGCCATTCTCTGTAAAGTTGCCTCTTATGGGCATGAGGATTTTATTTTGCTTTGGGCGTCAGTTGATGACGGGCCGGGCCTGATTAGGTactttgcttttttttctttttgtcaaaactCAAAAGGGCATCAAAGacccaattttttaaaaaagttttaaaattgctTAGATTGCAACAcatgtttcagaaaaaaaaaaggggggtgATAATGTCACAAGAAGATTCCACCACCCTGTCCTTTGTTCCAGTGCATCGACCAATCACTAGGTCAGTAACTTCATTGCCTCTTCTCGACTCTTCTTTTGCTTTGGAGATTTTAATTCTTGATTTACCTGAATGATCGGATATTTGGAACCAAGGAGTTCTTTGAGCTTGTGGAGGGTAAAATCCCTGTGAAATGTCAATCTGAAGACTCCTTTTTAGAGATTCAATGTTTCCCACCTCTTGGGAGATCAATTTACATATAGTTGTCAGACAACCCCACACAGTTAAAGTATAGAAGTGCATCTTTTGTTTGTGTCTCGATCATTTTAAAAGAGCAGTTCAAAATATTCTTCGCTGCTTTCACCAGCTGCAAGCCTATCAGCAAATTGATCAGCATGTAGCGCCTAGGCTTCGTAATAGATTGAGAACATGCACTCCTATCTCTGGGTTACTTTTGGCTAACACCTCTAACTGACTGAGAggctttgtatttttttcattatttactTTCAAAAAATCAGGAAAATATTCacgaggtgttattggtttatatatttttatcgatttagaaattcatatagtatttataaatccaactataatatacaaatttttaaattttttcgaattagtatttataaatccggaggttttccttCGGATTTGGGCCTTTGTATTTTTCACAAAGAAATCCatgcaaatccattcaaatacattataaaatcaaatctattagtaaatccgtatgattgaataacacttgatttgaattagaatttatgaatcattaaacgaataacacttgatttgaattaaaatttataaatcattcaacgaataacacatgatttcgatacatattttaaaatcataaaactaataacactagatttagtttggattttcGAATCCATCAAAATACGCCAACCaataacccaaaaaaaactcGCATTAGATATTTGATTCCAGATTAATACTAAAACCTTACAAAATTACAAAGCATTACCTATAACCCTAAAAGCGAGCTTTGTTCGTGTCATCTCTTTTCATCGTCTCATCTCAGCTCCCTTTTGCAATCGTGTTCCGGTGATTGAAGAATATTCGCTTGCGGCGGCGATGGGGGAAAAGCAGAGGAAGCTGCTCGTGCTGTATGCTTCTCAGACCGGAAACGCTCTCGATGCGGCAGAGCGTATTGGCCGCGAAGCTGAACGCCGAGGCTGCCCTGCCTCTATCGCCTCCACCGACGAATTCGACCCTGTATGTGAGAGATGTTGTTGTGAATTGAATATAGCTTCTTACTCTGTTCTGAAGATTGTTTGCTTACTATGAAGTGGAAACCGTTACAATTCCTCTGTTTGATTGTAATCAGCTCTTAGATTTGAGTGCTTCTGTTGATTTAATTTCGAGTTAACATAGAAAAGTGTGTTCCTTTATAActtaaaattcttatttaaagttgcctttttttttatttggctGCAGAGTTCCTTACCTCATGAGGAGTCTGTTGTTTTTGTTGTATCCACTACAGGGCAAGGAGACTCTCCTGATTCTTTTAAGGTTCGTTGTCAAGTTTTCACTACCAATAATGCAGTTTTTAGTTTATTGTCTACCTTATTGTTTGTTCCTTGTattgtcttttttcttttaaatcgcTGAAGGAGTTTTGGAGGTTTCTTCTTCAAAGAAACTTGGGAAACTCTTGGTTGCAACGACTTCGCTTTGCAGTGTTTGGGCTAGGTGATTCTGGTTACCAGAAGTATAATGTAAGTGCATCTGCCACTTTATATAAATCCGTTTCACATTCTTCTCAGCATACATTTTATTTCTGGTTCTGTTTTGTTGTATTATTTTTCCCCTGCCACAAATTTTCATGACACGACATTATTTTCCTCTGATGGCTTTAGTTTGTAGCAAAGAAGCTAGACAAAAGGTTACTAGATCTTGGGGCCACAACCATCGTTGAGAAAGGTCTGGGAGATGATCAACACCCATCAGGGTATGGAACTGTATATTATTTAGGAAAATAATTATATCTTCTCTTTTATTATTCTTGATAGCAAATGAACCATTTTTGATCAGTCGAAAATATAATCTCCACGTTCTTGATGTTGCTTGTTTAGTACTATAATGTCAACTGTCAAGTGATTGAATactaaattttcactttttgtGTTCTCTTTAATTTTCAGGTATGAAGCAACTCTTGATCCGTGGATGCTGTCTTTGTGGAGTATGTTATATAAGATCAATCCCAAATACTTTCCTAAAGGTCCAGATGTGATGATTCCTCATGATGAATTAACTGATCAGCCCAAATATAGGATTTTATATCATAAGCAGGAGACACTGGAGTCTGAATTGATGGCAGAGTCAGGTAGGTATACCAAAGTTTTACCCCCATcatgtttttaagaaaatagtgtGGATACTTTGCTCCATCATGTTAGCTTAGGACTATGTTATGCTACTTAACAGTGAACTTTCTGTCTAGTTAATAATGGTAATTGCTAGAAATGACTTTTAATGTTCTGGTTCAGTTGGCTCGTGAAAAGAAATTTCTCTTGCATAATATGCCTCTTATGTTTTAGCAGACATGATAGAAAGAGCCCGTGGAATGTCACCCGGAAAATTATCCAAGGACAAAACTAAACCAGACTGCTTTCTCAAGATGGTACTATGCACATCCATTATAATTTCTTTTGATTTATGTTATATATGCTATGCAACCTCGCTAGTTATGCTATTTCTATGCTGTGTTACCTTGAATCTGGTGGATTTGATGTTGCTTCTTGGTCAATATGTTTtctttaaatatcttattttctgGTAAGCCTGGATGATATGAATTATATTCCCAATCATGCAGACTAAAAATGAAGTCTTGACGAAAGCTGGAAGTACAAAGGATGTCCGCCACTTCGAGTTCCAATTTGTTTCTTCTGTAAGTAACTTTGCTATCACTTACTAAGTAGTTTCAATCCATTTCTCCTCTTTTATGAAGTGGTTGTTCAATTAATTTctcctctttattttttttaattcatttaagAGTATCAAATATGAAGTGGGCGATGTTGTTGAGCTTCTTCCAAGCCAAGATTCTTCAGCAATAGATGCGTTTATAAAACGCTGTCATTTGGACCCGGAATCATTCATCACAGTAAGTAGCTCCACTCTGTTGACATAATGATCCCAGATTGTCTAACTGAAGTAAATTTTGAGAACTAATTTACTTTCAGGTTTGTCCGAGAGAGACAGAGAATAATGGTTCATGTGGAGAAGTAATTACACATGTCCCTATTAAGCTTAAGACTTTTGTTGAATTAACAATGGACGTTACATCTGCTTCACCTCGACGATACTTCTTCGAGGTAAGAGCCCTTGaatatcaaaaattttaatgtcATTTTCATTGAGTTTATGTGTCAAACAAATGTTTGCTGGAAGTCGTTACAATGTATCATCTCTGTGTCAGGTTATGAGCTTCTATACAACAGATGAACGTGAGAAGGAAAGACTGCAATACTTTGCCTCAGCCGAGGGACGTGATGACCTCTACAATTACAATCAGAAGGAAAGAAAAAGCGTCCTTGAGGTAACCAATTAGGGACGTCTTGAACATGCATCGACTCTTTAACCAAATAGATCTTATTGCTACTGCCTATGTAGGTGCTAGTGGATTTCCCTTCCGTGCAGATGCCTTTTGAGTGGCTGGTTCAGTTAGTACCATCGCTAAAACCAAGAGCTTTTTCGATATCTTCATCTCCTTTGGCCCATCCTGCTCAAGTACATTTGACCGTAAGCGTAGTATCATGGACCCGTTATAAGAGAACTCTAAAAGGTCTATGCTCCACTTGGCTTGCAAGCCTCACACCTGAACAAGGTTAGAACTTTGCTtcttttttaccattaagttctTTGTATCTATGTTATTATCTCTTTACATTTTGTGTTCCGTCGTGTTTAGAGATAAACATACCGGTTTGGTTTGGCAAAGGCTCTCTTCCTGCTCCACCACAGTCGCTTCCACTCATCTTAGTGGGACCCGGAACCGGGTGTGCCCCTTTCCGTGGGTTCATAGCTGAGAGGGCCGTGCAAGCTGAGACTAGCCCCATCGCACCAGTCATGTTCTTCTTTGGTTGCAGAAACAAAGACACAGACTTTCTATACCGAGACTTCTGGGAGTCTCACGCAAGAGAAGGAGGCATGCTCTCTGAAGTGAAAGGCGGAGGGTTTTACACAGCATTCTCTAGAGACCAGCCAAAGAAGGTTTACGTGCAACACAAGATCCGAGAGATGAGGAAGAAAGTTTGGGATTTGCTATGTGATGGAGCCGCCCTTTACGTGGCGGGCTCGTCCACGAAAATGCCTTGTGATGTAATGTCGGCCTTGGAGGAGATTGTGATGGAGGAGACCGGAGGATCAAAGGAAATGGCTTCACGGTGGCTCAAGGCTTTGGAGAAAGCTGGGAGATACAATGTTGAAGCTTGGTCTTA encodes:
- the LOC111197821 gene encoding NADPH-dependent diflavin oxidoreductase 1 isoform X3 — encoded protein: MPFEWLVQLVPSLKPRAFSISSSPLAHPAQVHLTVSVVSWTRYKRTLKGLCSTWLASLTPEQEINIPVWFGKGSLPAPPQSLPLILVGPGTGCAPFRGFIAERAVQAETSPIAPVMFFFGCRNKDTDFLYRDFWESHAREGGMLSEVKGGGFYTAFSRDQPKKVYVQHKIREMRKKVWDLLCDGAALYVAGSSTKMPCDVMSALEEIVMEETGGSKEMASRWLKALEKAGRYNVEAWS
- the LOC111197821 gene encoding NADPH-dependent diflavin oxidoreductase 1 isoform X1, producing MGEKQRKLLVLYASQTGNALDAAERIGREAERRGCPASIASTDEFDPSSLPHEESVVFVVSTTGQGDSPDSFKEFWRFLLQRNLGNSWLQRLRFAVFGLGDSGYQKYNFVAKKLDKRLLDLGATTIVEKGLGDDQHPSGYEATLDPWMLSLWSMLYKINPKYFPKGPDVMIPHDELTDQPKYRILYHKQETLESELMAESADMIERARGMSPGKLSKDKTKPDCFLKMTKNEVLTKAGSTKDVRHFEFQFVSSSIKYEVGDVVELLPSQDSSAIDAFIKRCHLDPESFITVCPRETENNGSCGEVITHVPIKLKTFVELTMDVTSASPRRYFFEVMSFYTTDEREKERLQYFASAEGRDDLYNYNQKERKSVLEVLVDFPSVQMPFEWLVQLVPSLKPRAFSISSSPLAHPAQVHLTVSVVSWTRYKRTLKGLCSTWLASLTPEQEINIPVWFGKGSLPAPPQSLPLILVGPGTGCAPFRGFIAERAVQAETSPIAPVMFFFGCRNKDTDFLYRDFWESHAREGGMLSEVKGGGFYTAFSRDQPKKVYVQHKIREMRKKVWDLLCDGAALYVAGSSTKMPCDVMSALEEIVMEETGGSKEMASRWLKALEKAGRYNVEAWS
- the LOC111197821 gene encoding NADPH-dependent diflavin oxidoreductase 1 isoform X2, with the translated sequence MGEKQRKLLVLYASQTGNALDAAERIGREAERRGCPASIASTDEFDPSSLPHEESVVFVVSTTGQGDSPDSFKEFWRFLLQRNLGNSWLQRLRFAVFGLGDSGYQKYNFVAKKLDKRLLDLGATTIVEKGLGDDQHPSGYEATLDPWMLSLWSMLYKINPKYFPKGPDVMIPHDELTDQPKYRILYHKQETLESELMAESDMIERARGMSPGKLSKDKTKPDCFLKMTKNEVLTKAGSTKDVRHFEFQFVSSSIKYEVGDVVELLPSQDSSAIDAFIKRCHLDPESFITVCPRETENNGSCGEVITHVPIKLKTFVELTMDVTSASPRRYFFEVMSFYTTDEREKERLQYFASAEGRDDLYNYNQKERKSVLEVLVDFPSVQMPFEWLVQLVPSLKPRAFSISSSPLAHPAQVHLTVSVVSWTRYKRTLKGLCSTWLASLTPEQEINIPVWFGKGSLPAPPQSLPLILVGPGTGCAPFRGFIAERAVQAETSPIAPVMFFFGCRNKDTDFLYRDFWESHAREGGMLSEVKGGGFYTAFSRDQPKKVYVQHKIREMRKKVWDLLCDGAALYVAGSSTKMPCDVMSALEEIVMEETGGSKEMASRWLKALEKAGRYNVEAWS